From Procambarus clarkii isolate CNS0578487 chromosome 14, FALCON_Pclarkii_2.0, whole genome shotgun sequence:
cggcctcgctcaagctctctactcccggcctcgctcaagctctctactcccggcctcgctcaagctctctactcccggcctcgctcaagctctctactcccggcctcgctcaagctctctactcccggcctcgctcaagctctctactcaAGCTCTCAGGCACCACCAATAGGACTTATGCTGGTGACTTCAGAAATTGTGCTTGTGACAGTTGTGGCAATTATAGTACTTGCAGTAATACGATATATAGAGCTCTTATAATGAGagctttattaaaaaaataaaactttAATAACGAATTTGTAACCtgaactcactctctctctaactTCCATGTACCTATTagctgcaaggtgaacaggtgcatcagggtgacagaaatTACCTATTTGATTCAGCCTCtattggggatcgaacccagaaccttatgactacgaatccgaaacatTATCCTCTCAGCTATAAGGATCCGACCatcgagtaatgagatatatatatatatatagctcttaTAAGAGCTAATTTAAAATTTTAGAGGATGTAACAGATATATCTTGGTTATTTGCTctctacaaataataataaattgacTGCGTAAAAAAGTCAAACTTTTTAACTTCTTATACTATATTTCAACACATTTTACATTGTTGTAAACTAATTTTTAAAAGCATTTATttaaaagaaaaataataatactttgataaagtaatatatatttttataaatattaatgattatatcAAGCTGTAAACTCCAAACACCAAACTATACCCCAAGTTCTCTGATCTTTGCTCCAGGCCTCAcagaagctgtctggtccaggcctcacacaagctgtctggtccaggcctcacacaagctgtctggtccaggcctcacacaagctgtctggtccaggcctcacacaagctgtctggtccaggcctcacacaagctgtctggtccaggcctcacacaagttcTCAAAAACCACAAATAGGCGTCTTGCTGGTGACTATTAAGAACTTGTGCATGTGACAGTCGTGACAACAACGGCACTTGCAGTAATTCGATATTAATAACTATTTTGAGATATATTAAACAAAAATCATTTCAATAAGTTAAATTGTAATAATTGATGTTtttgattcgctacttggaacaaagctccaagtagcacgggccatggtgagcccgtactggaCTAATTGAACGTtctttacttatatatattactTGACTGCGAAATTGGTAATAAGTTTAAAATTTGATATAGTATTCTTCAGGtactttttttattaaattttttttgagtttttttaaacaatttttaaatattattattcccaaatgcaagaaaatgtaCTTTTAATAATATTAATGATTTTTCACGCTGTGAACCACAGGCCCCACTCAAGCTTTTTACTGCTCCTGGCTCCAGTCTTTattcaagctctctactccctgcctcacacaagctctctactcccggcctcgctcaagctctcaACTCCCGGCCTCAtgcaagctctctactcccggcctcgctcaagctctctactcccggcctccctcaagctctctactcctggcctccctcaagctctctactcccggcttcgctcaagctctctactcccggcctcactcaagctctctactcccggcctccctcaagctctctactcccggcctcgctcaagctctcaACTCCCGGCCTCAtgcaagctctctactcccggcctcgctcaagctctctactcccggcctccctcaagctctctactcccggcctccctcaagctctctactcccggcttcgctcaagctctctactcccggcctcactcaagctctctactcccggcctccctcaagctctctactcccggcctcacTCAAGCTCTCTGCTCCCGGCCTccctcaagctctctactcccggcctcgcacaagctctctactcccggcctcgctcaagctctctactcctggcctcgctcaagctctctactcccggcctccctcaagctctctactcccggcctcgcacaagctctctactcctggcctcgctcaagctctctactcccagCCTCGCACAAGCTCTCTACTCCTGGCCTCGCTCtagctctctactcccggcctccctcaagctctctactcccggcctcgcacaagctctctactcctggcctcgctcaagctctctactcccagcctcacacaagctctctactcccggcctcgctcaagctctcaACTCCCGGCCTCAtgcaagctctctactcccggcctcgctcaagctctctactcccggcctccctcaagctctctactcccggcctccctcaagctctctactcccggcttcgctcaagctctctactcccggcctcacTCAAGCTCTCTGCTCCCGGCCTccctcaagctctctactcccggcctcgcacaagctctctactcccggcctcgctcaagctctctactcctggcctcgctcaagctctctactcccggcctccctcaagctctctactcccggcctcgcACAAGCTTTCTACTCCtggcctcgctcaagctctctactcccagCCTCGCACAAGCTCTCTACTCCtggcctcgctcaagctctctactcccggcctccctcaagctctctactcccggcctcgcacaagctctctactcctggcctcgctcaagctctctactcccagCCTCGCACAAGCTCTCTACTCCtggcctcgctcaagctctctactcccggcctccctcaagctctctactcccggcctcgctcaagctctctactcctggcctcactcaagctctctactcccggcctccctcaagctctctactcccggcctcactcaagctctctactcccggcctccctcaagctctctactcccggcctcactcaagctctctactccagGCCTCgatcaagctctctactcccggcttccctcaagctctctactcctggcctcactcaagctctctactcccggcctccctcaagctctctactcccggcctcactcgagctctctactcccggcctccctcaagctctctactcccggcctcactcaagctctctactcctggcctcactcaagctctctactcccggcctccctcaagctctctactcccggcctcactcaagctctctactcccggcctccctcaagctctctactcccggcctccctcaagctctctactcctggcctcactcaagctctctactcccggcctcactcaagctctctactcccggcctccctcaagctctctactcccggcctcactcaagctctctactcctggcctcactcaagctctctactcccggcctccctcaagctctctactcccggcctcactcaagctctctactcccggcctccctcaagctctctactcccggcctcactcaagctctctactcctggcctcactcaagctctctactcccggcctccctcaagctctctactcccggcctcactcaagctctctactcccggcctccctcaagctctctactcccggcctccctcaagctctctactcctggcctcactcaagctctctactcccggcctcactcaagctctctactcccggcctccctcaagctctctactcccggcctcactcaagctctctactcctggcctcactcaagctctctactcccggcctccctcaagctctctactcccggcctcactcaagctctctactcccggcctcgctcaagctctctactcccggcctcgctcaagctctctactcccggcctcgctcaagctctctactcaagctctctactcccgccCCAtacaagctctctactcccggcctcgaacaagctctctactcccggcctcgctcaagctctcaGGCACCACCAATAAGACTTATGCTGGTGACTTCAGAAATTGTGCTTGTGACAGTTGTGGCAATTATAGTACTTGCAGTAATACGATATATTTAGCTCTTATAATGAGAGCTTTAttaacaaaaatgaaaacactaatAAAGAATATGTAacctgtactctctctctctctaactcccagatacctatttactgctaggtgaacaggtacatcagggtaaaagaaactacccattttttccgcctccaccggggatcgaatccagaacctcaggactacgaatcagaaactctgtccactcagctgtcaggccccgaccATCGAGTGATGAGATATTTATAGCTCTTATGAGAGCTGGTTTAAAATTTTAAAGTAAATAAACAGGAATGTGGCTCATAATCTCTCTAACTATAATTACTAGTTGACTGCGTAAAAAATAAAactttataactttttatactatatttggaaatatttaaatttgttttaAATTAATTATAAGAAGCTTTTaggaaaaataaaacaaataaatcTTTATAAATACAAAAGgaaatatttgtttgtgcataaccgctaatctctgaaagttcttcaccgattgctttgaacttttcacacaacgttccattcacatccgagcaggtttttatatacatactatatagatatcgcgtctgtaacggtaaaaaaaacatgcttattcTGACAAACTTTTCTTttattgtgtttttcatgtgagggaaacgttcggaacctctttaccgattgcttcgaaattttgacacaacgttgcattcgaatattcGAGTCTTTTCATATAACTGCCAtatagatgccatacctgtgacaggtaaaaacatgcgtttttttaaaaacagcgccatctgttgcatataatagcaacatgcacgctttactaaatatgtcacgaattccatttcaatgtttccgattgcattgataaattttatattcatagatttcgatttatttaatttttttttaattttgtgtggcattgtgttggaattgagctgtgttgtttaccataccgttcatttcgtatgtataagtatagaacccacacctgtgacaggtaaaactgtgCTTTCTTGAAAAACcacgccatctgttgaacgtgAGAACAACACACATGCTATGTACTATATATgtcacaattccatttcaatgtttctgattacattgataaactgaattttcatagattttgatttattttcattttgatataattattttgtgtgaattgcgttggaattgaactgtgttgtttaccatatcgttcatttcatgtgcatagtttttttttttcatattttcattaaattttttaactgtatttcttttttttcagtaatggaaacatcagatcacttgatgttcccaattttctgatgggaacatcagaccatttgggaaggcataagactagggagggaggaatggtggggaggacgaggggacaagagagGGGCTcaaggtggggaggacgaggggacgggtgacgggggatggtggggaggacgaggggatggtggggaggacgaggggacgggtgacgggggatggtggggaggacgaggggacgggtgacgggtgacagggaaggttgctgagccacagcaacgcgtgaccCGGGACACCTAGtacagtaataggaataagaaagggatcataagagaaaacaagagaaagataaaaggaagggaaggcttatgttaggtcacgtttgttagaaagtttagaacatttgagtatatactgtgaaaggaaagagtcaacagcaacaaagccaggactcaggttcatgttgggtatgttgtgtatcacctctgatacacagtcgacttgataatggtccacgacggtcagaaacgtcgtcgtctcttcaatttctagtgtggtttTGGTCAACAttgttcagccacgttattgtgactcatcatctgcatataTCAAgacgtccaccccccccccccccccagctcttgctcTCGGCCTCAAGCCCTCTGCTCATGGCTCCAGTCTTcactcaagctctctactcccggcctcatgcaagctctctactcccggcctcaTGCAAGCTCTCTACTTccggcctcacacaagctctctactcccggcctcgctcaagctctctactcccggcctcgctcaagctctctactcccggccccgttcaagctctctactcctggcctcgctcaagctctctactcccggcctcgctcaagctctctactcccggcctcgctcaagctctctactcccggcttcgctcaagctctctactcccggcctcgctcaagctctctactcccggcctcgctcaagctctctactcccggctttgctcaagctctctactcccggctttgctcaagctctctactcccggcctcgctcaagctctctactcccggcctcactcaagctctctactcccggcctcactcaagctctctactcccggcctcgctcaagctctctactcccggcctcgctcaagctctctactcccggcctcgctcaagctctctactcccggcctcactcaagctctctaatcccggcctcacacaagctctctacttccggcctcacacaagctctctactcccggcctcgctcaagctctctactcccggcttcgctcaagctctctactcccggcctcgctcaagctctctactcccggcttcgctcaagctctctactcccggcctcacacaagctctctactcccggcctcgctcaagctctctactcccggcctcgctcaagctctctactcaAGCTCTCAGGCACCACCAATAGGACTTATGCTGGTGACTTCAGAAATTGTGCTTGTGACAGTTGTGGCAATTATAGTACTTGCAGTAATACGATATATATAACTCTTATAATGAGAGCTTTATAAAAAATTTAAAAACTATTAGAGAATATGTAacctgtactctctctctctctaactcccaggtacctgtttactgctaggtgaacaggcgcatcaaggtgaagaaactttgcctatttgattccgcctcctccggggatcgaacccagaacctcacgaCTAAGAATTCGaaacactgtccactcagctgtcaggacaCGACCATCGAGTAATGAGATACTTATAGCTCTTATGAGAGCTAATTTATAAATTTAGCAGAAAGTTCCACTACTAGTAACAATGTTTATCTTCTAATATTAATTAGTTGACTGGGTAAAAAATTTAAGCTTTTCACTTCTTATGTTATATTTCctaattttttagtttttttaattatttcttggcataatttaaaaaatatataataaataaatattccatTTAAGTAATATATTTTTATCAACATTAATGATTATATCAAGTTGTAAACCCCAAACTCTGGACCCTAAGTTCTCTGATCTTggctccaggcctcacacaagctgtctggtccaggcctcatataagctgtctggtccaggcctcacacaagctgtctggtccaggcctcatataagctgtctggtccaggcctcacacaagctgtctggtccaggcctcacacaagctgtctggtccaggcctcacacaagctgtctggtccaggcctcacacaagctgtctggtccaggcctcacacaagctgtctggtccaggcctcacacaagctgtctggtccaggcctcacacaagctgtctggtccaggcctcacacaagctgtctggtccagacctcacacaagctgtctggtccaggcctcacacaagctgtctggtccaggcctcacacaagctgtctggtccaggcctcacacaagctgtctggtccaggcctcacacaagctgtctggtccaggcctcacacaagctgtctggtccaggcctcacacaagctgtctggtccaggcctcacacaagctgtccggTCCAGACCTcaaacaagctgtctggtccaggcctcacacaagctctcaGGCACGACAAATATACCTTTTGCTGGTGACTATTGAGATATTGTGCTTGTGACAGTTGAGGTACTGGCAGCACGTGTATTATACGCGATATAAATCTTAATAATAAGAGCTTTAGTAAAAAATTAgaaattttatattatttattaactGCCATTACGTCtttcaatatataaataaatttactGCGTAAATAAGATTGACTTTCTAATTAATTATACTATAATTTTGTAATTTCATATATAAtcaaaaattttttttaaatattttgttaacatttaaaatgtagtaatttcctactgtaattaatacaaatttaataataataatgaatatatcAAGCTGTTAACCAAACCACTCATTAGAAattgaagcgacgacgtttcggtccgtcctggaccattatcaagtccattgtgatgagacgagggaggcaagagcaataaataggcaagagagaggtgaggagatggaaatcttagaggaagataagagcaaggcaaaaggtaaggaaggtaaggtgtaataaagaatGTAATAAtgggaataagaaagggatcataagagaaaacaagagaaagataaaaggaagggaaggcttatgttaggtcacgtttgttagaaagtttagaacatttgaatatatactgtgaaaggaaagagtcagcagcaacaaagccaggactcaggttcatgttgggtatgttgtgtatcacctctgatacacagtcgacttgataatggtccacgacggtcagaaacgtcgtcgtctcttcaatttctattgTTGTTTGGCCAACATtgttcagctacgttattgtgactcatcatctgcatataTCAAGATGTCTACCCCCCAGCTCTTGCTCTTGGCCTCAAGCTCTCTGCTCATGGCTCCAGTCTTCACTCAAACTTTCTACTCCCGGCCTCAtgcaagctctctactcccggcctcgctcaagctctctactcgcggcctcactcaagctctctactcctgGCCTCGCTCAAGCTCTTTACTCCCGGCCCCACACAAGCTCTTTACTCCCGGCCTggctcaagctctctactcccggcctggctcgagctctctactcccggcctcgctcaagctctctactcccggcctcgctcaagctctctactcctggcctcgctcaagctctctactcccggcctcgcgcaagctctctactcccggcctcgctcaagctctctactcgcggcctcactcaagctctctactcctgGCCTCGCTCAAGCTCTTTACTCCCGGCCCCACACAAGCTCTTTACTCCCGGCCTggctcaagctctctactcccggcctggctcgagctctctactcccggcctcgctcaagctctctactcccggcctcgctcaagctctctactcctggcctcgctcaagctctctactcccggcctcgcgcaagctctctactcccggcctcgctcaagctctctactcccggcctggctcaagctctctactcccggcctcgctcaagctctctactcccggcctcg
This genomic window contains:
- the LOC138364794 gene encoding uncharacterized protein; this encodes MQALYSRPHSSSLLPASLKLYTLGLMQALYSRPHASSLLPASLKLSTLGLMQALYSQPRTSSLLPASLKLSTPGLAQALYSRPRSSSLLPISLKLTTPGLAQALYSRSRSSSVLPASHKLSTFGLAQALYSRPRSSSLLPASLKLSTQGLAQALYSRPRSSSLLPASLKLSTLGLSQALYSRPHTSSLLSASLKLSTLGLAQALYSRPRSSSLLPASLKLSTPASHKLSTPGLALALYSRPPSSSLLPASHKLSTPGLAQALYSQPHTSSLLPASLKLSTPGLMQALYSRPRSSSLLPASLKLSTPGLPQALYSRLRSSSLLPASLKLSAPGLPQALYSRPRTSSLLPASLKLSTPGLAQALYSRPPSSSLLPASHKLSTPGLAQALYSQPRTSSLLLASLKLSTPGLPQALYSRPRTSSLLLASLKLSTPSLAQALYSWPRSSSLLPASLKLSTPATYVTQSVSLASPLVNNSKLLPPL